AAAAAACTGACTGCTATATAAGCGATCAGTTTTTTGTATTATTATTTTACATAATTCTCTTTTACAACAGTCGCGCAACGCTCACATAATGTTTTATACTCGTTATCGTTGCCAACTGTTTCCGAAACAACCCAGCAACGTTCACAAGTTTCACCGTTTGCTTGTGTAACAAGAACTGCCGTATGTTCATATTTTTGTGCATCTGCTGGCGCTTCCTCTATCGTTCCACCAAGTTTATATTCAGAAACGATAAATAGTTGTTTTAAATCTTCTTGAATAGATTCTAACATTTCTTTCATTTCTGCTGTTGGGAATAATGTAATGCTAGCCGTCAATGATTTACCAATCACTTTCTCATTACGCGCCACTTCTAGTGCTTTTAATACGTCACTACGAAGCGTCATAAATGCATCCCATTTTGTTTTTAACGCTTCCCCATCTTGTAATTCGATAGCTTCTGGCATATCTGTCAATTGTACGCTCTCTTCTGTAACACCTGGAATATATGGCCACACTTCATCAGCTGTATGAGGTAAAATCGGTGTTACAAGTTTCGTTAACGCAACAAGAACATCATATAACACCGTTTGAATTGCACGACGATCATGATGATTTGCCGCTTCAATGTATAAAATATCTTTTGCAAAATCTAAATAGAATGAACTTAAATCGATTGTACAGAAGTTATGAATTGCATGATATACTGCCGCAAAGTCATAAGTTTCATACGCTTCTTTCACTTTCGTAATTAAGTCATTTAATTTCACTAACATATAGCGATCCACTTCGCGAAGTTCCGCTTTTGCTACTGCATCTTGAGCTGGATTAAAGTCAGCTAAGTTTCCTAATAAGAAACGGAATGTGTTACGGATTTTGCGATATACTTCTGCAACTTGTTTTAAAATATCATCTGAAATACGTACATCAGACTGATAATCAACAGAAGATACCCAAAGGCGTAAAATATCTCCACCTAGTTGGTCCATAATCTTCTTCGGTACAACAATGTTTCCGATTGATTTACTCATTTTGCGACCTTCACCATCAAGTACGAAGCCATGGCTTAGCACACCTTTATATGGTGCTTTACCTGTTACAGCAACAGCTGTTGATAATGAAGAGTTAAACCAACCACGATATTGGTCAGATCCTTCTAAATATAAATCAGCTGGACGTTGCAAGTCGTCACGTTCTTCTAATACAGCTTGGTGAGAAGAGCCAGAATCAAACCATACATCCATAATATCTGTTTCTTTACGGAATTCACCATTTGGACTAGATGGATGTGTGAATCCTTCTGGTAGTAAATCTTTCGCTTCGCGTTCAAACCATACGTTAGAACCATGTTCACGGAATAAGTTTGCTACATGATTAATTGTTTCATCTGTAATAATTGGATCATTATTTTCTGCATAGAACACAGGAATTGGTACACCCCATGCACGTTGACGAGAAATACACCAGTCACCGCGGTCACGAACCATATTATGAAGACGAGTTTCTCCCCACGCTGGTACCCATTTTGTTTCTTTCACAGCTTGTAATAATTCACTACGGAATGCCTCAATAGATGCAAACCATTGTGCTGTTGCACGGAAAATAATTGGTTTTTTCGTTCTCCAGTCATGTGGATATGAATGCGTAATAAATGTTAATTTCAGCAACGCGCCAACTTCTTCTAATTTTTCCGTAATTGGTTTGTTTGCTTTATCATAGAATAAACCTTCAAATCCAGGTGCTTCACTTGTTAATACGCCTTTATCATCAACTGGACAAAGAACTTCTAGACCATACTTTTGCCCTACAATGAAATCATCTTCCCCGTGTCCAGGTGCTGTATGTACACAACCTGTACCAGCATCTGTTGTTACATGCTCACCAAGCATAACTAAAGAATCGCGGTCATAGAATGGATGTTTTGCAACTGTATATTCAAGTTCACTACCTTTTACTGTTCTAACAACTTCAGGGTTTTCCCATTCTAATGTTTTTGCTACTGTATCAAACAGGTCAGAAGCAATGATATATTTTTCATCATTTACTTTAACGATGCTATATTCAAGTTTTGGATGAACAGAAATACCTAAGTTAGCTGGCAATGTCCAAGGCGTCGTTGTCCAAATAATAAATTTCTCGTCACCTTCTAATACGTCTTTTCCATCTTTCACTTCAAATGCAACGTAAATAGATGCTGATTTTTTATCTTTGTACTCAATTTCAGCCTCAGCTAAAGCAGATTCACTCGTTGGAGACCAGTAAACAGGTTTTTGTCCCTTATAGATATAGCCTTTTTTCGCCATTTCTCCAAATACTTTAATTTGTTGTGCTTCATATGCTGGTTCCAAAGTAATATATGGATGATCCCAATCCGCACGTACACCAAGGCGTTTAAATTGTTCACGCTGACGATTTACTTGTTCGTATGCATATTCCGCACATAATTTACGGAATTCTGCGACCGGCATTTCTTTACGCTTTACTCCCTTATTCGTTAAAGCCTGCTCAATTGGTAAACCATGCGTATCCCAACCTGGAACATAAGGAGCACAATAACCAGTCATTGATTTATAGCGTACAATAAAGTCTTTTAATACTTTATTTAGTGCGTGTCCCATATGAATATCACCATTTGCATATGGAGGACCATCGTGTAATACGAATAAAGGGCGTCCTTTTGTACGTTCTTGTACTTTTTCATAAATGTTCATTTCAGCCCATTTTTCTTGTATTGCAGGCTCACGTTTTGGTAAATTCCCACGCATTGGGAACTCTGTTTTTGGCATTAGTAATGTATTTTTGTACTCCATGCTCAATTCCTCCTTACATGTATCATAAAAAGACTTAAAAACGAAATAAAAAAGAGACTTTCACATCCCAAAAGGGACGAGAAAGTCTCCCGCGGTACCACCCTATTAAATCATATACGTATGCACATGATTCACTTTATATCCTTAACGCGAATATACGCCTACGCTTACTCATTTTTTCAGCGCGGAACTCCAGGGTGATTTCCCATTTATCTCCTTATCCTGAGCTCACACCATCCTCAGTTCGCTTTATAAGGGGTGAAAAAGGTACTTATCCCTATCTTCGTTTTTCTTAATCAATATGTTGTTTAAAATTATATGTAATAATGAGAAAAACGTCAAGTTTACACTGTTTCTTCTTTTTTCAACAGTTCGTCCACTTCGTCTTCTAATTCGATGAGCTTGTCCCAATCGTCGTTGTTTAACATTTCAAGCTGTGTTTCTAGCAACATGCGGAAACGAGTACGAAACACTTTTGCTTGTTTCTTTAGCTCTTCAATATCAAAAGCAACTTTTCTTGATTTCACTAACGCTTCATTAATGATTCGATCCGCATTTTTTTCTGCTTCACGAACGATTAGTTTTGCTTCTTTTTGTGCATTGCGTTTTACTTCTTCCGCCGCTTCTTGTGCTACAACAATAGACTTATTTAGCGTGTCTTCAATATTAGAAAAATGATCTAGCTTTCCTTCTAATTGAGCAACCTTCTCTTCTAAAGCTTTCTTTTCACGAATGACTAATTCATAATCTTTAATGACTTGATCAAGAAATTCATTCACTTGATCTTCATCATAGCCACGAAATCCGCGACTAAATTCTTTATTATGAATATCTAATGGTGTTAACGGCACAAAAGCCACCTCCAAGTAGTTATCTAAATTTTCCTCTTTTAATTATATCTTTTCTTCGACAAAATAAGAGTTTTTTCCTTCTAAAAAATCAATCATTTTAGTATACCATACAAAACTCGCCATTTGTCTTTTTTCGTTCTTCCGTCGACCGAAAACAATTTACTTCTTCCATGTCCTCTGACCGACAGAATATCTCCTGGAAGACATTCATATGAAGTTTGATCTACAACTTTCCAATTCACTTTTACAAGCCCATTCTTTATAAGGGGTTGTACTTTTTGACGTGATAGATGCAAGATTTCAGCTAACACGACGTCTAAGCGTAGTGATGAAACAGTTCCAAATTGCTCTCTCCATTCATCCTGCAATTGCAAAACATTCTCTGCTGATACACTGAAGAGAGAAACCTTTGTTTTTCCAATTGATTGTAAGTTCATTTCAATATAAGAAACAACTTCTTTTGCGACTACGATTTGGACACGATTTTCTTGAATAAAAATATCACCGTACTTTTCTCTCTTTAAACCAAGGGACATAAGTGCACCTAGTATTTGTCTATGTTCAAGCGTATAAAATTTGGAAGGATAATCAATTTCTAATACTTCTACTTGAAATTCTTCTTCATTTAAAGCAAGATAATCTGGATAAATAAGTGCCCTTTTTCTCTCCGCTTTTGGCGCTGCACCATTAAATTGTAAAGAAACATCTCCTTGCTGTCCAACTATTGTAGTTACAATTTGTTGCTGACGCGGATCAAGGAAATCTGTTAATTTTACTTGATGGTACTCTTCTACTGCTCGTTCCCATTCCAACACTTTATCAACAAAACTGGCCTCTTCAGGCCTAAAATGTTCGTAAATGCTCATGCATGCAACCTATCTTATAAAAAGTAGCCAAATAAAGTGACTAAGCCGCTGCTAGCAAGCTTTAATGCAATAATTGCAACGATCGGAGAAATATCAATTACACCAAGCGGTGGAATCACTCTCCGAAATGGCTCTAAATACGGTTCGCAAATGCGTGCTAAAAAGTCACCGACTGCTGATTCTCTAGCGCCTGGAAACCAAGTTAGAAGAATGTAGACAATAAGCGCCCAGGAGTAAATTTGAATGACTAAGAGCAAAGCTTTTAAAATTATAAACATGGCGTATTACCACCTCTTTATATTTGTCTCTTCCTCTTCACCGAATAACTCGGAAATTGCTCCAACAATATCCACATTCTCAGGTGTACACATAAATGTTTTTGGTCCTAACTTTTGAATATCCCCGCCTATAGCGTATACAGTACCACTTAAAAAGTCAACGATGCGTACTGCTTGATCGGTAGACATTCTTTGCAAATTAATGACTACAGCACGCTTTCCTTTTAGATGGTCTGCAATCCCTTGTGCTTCTGAATACGTACGCGGTTCTAACAAAACAACTTTAGAAGATTGCTTTGCTGTTTCAATGCTTACGACATTTTGTTTTGGTTGTACTTTTGTAAATGGTACGTCTTGTTGTTCTGGAGGTTCTTGCTGTTTTTTCATTTCTATTTGCTCCTTTTCGTAAGCATATTGAGCTGCTTCTTTTTCCTCTGGCGTGTCAAAAAAGAAATACTTCACTTTTGACCAACTCATAATACATTCTCCTTCCTTTTATGCTTTTCCTACTAAAATCGTTCCCAAACGAATATATGTAGCACCTTCTTCAATCGCAATTGTATAATCATTCGACATTCCCATTGATAGCTCTTTGCATGGAGCATACGAAAGTCTTAATTCCTGTACTTGCTGTTGCAACATGCGAAGCGTTTTAAAGCAGCCGCGTATTTCTGCTTCATCTTCCGTAAATGGTGCCATTGTCATCAAACCAACAACTTCAATTTTATCAAATTCCTTCAAAGCATGAACAAACTCAATAAGTTCCTCAACTTGTAACCCTTGTTTTGATTCTTCACGCGATGTTTTCACTTGTATAAAACATTTAACAGGCTTTGTAGCACGCTTTTGAATCTCTCTTGCAAGAGAAAGACGATCTAACGAATGCAAATAGTCAATATGACTAATAATTTCTTTTACTTTTCTCGTTTGTAAGGAACCGATAAAATGCCAATTGACTTGTGAGCCAAAATGCTCATATTTTTGTAAAAATCCTTCATTTCTATTCTCCCCTAAATCAGCAATTCCGGCCTCTACTACCTCATTCGTTTTTTCAATTCCAACCGTTTTTGTTACTGCAACAAGTTTCACATCATGGATGGAGCGTCCAGCTCGCTCACATGCTTGTTTCATTTCTTCCTGTATCACTGCTAAATTCTCTTGTACTGTCACTGTTTTTCAATCCTCCTTAAAACCTATGAAACTCAACATTCTTCCTGTCTTTCCTTGGTCGCGGCGATGCGAGAAAAATAATTGTTCTTCACAGCTTGTACAAAGAGATGACATCACAATATGTTCTTCTTTTATGCCAGCTTGTAAGCATACTATACGATCTATCTCTTTTAAATCAATCGCGTATTGTCCAGCTGAAATGACTTTATAAGGAACAGATCCATTTATAATTTGTTTTGCTGCTGATAAAACACGATCGTCTACAACATAGCAACATGCTCCAATCGCAGGTCCAATTGCAACATGAATGTCAGTAGTAGAAACGCCCTCAGCTTTCCACTTTTGAATCATTTCATTCGCAATTTCTTTCACAGTGCCTTTCCATCCGGCATGCGCAAGACCTATTAAACCATGTGAAGGTGCATAGAAAAAGAGAGGCACACAATCAGCATAACAAGATATTAAACATACATCTTTATCAGCTGTATAGATACCATCCGTCTTTGGAATTCCATCTTCATATACATAAACTCCGCGCCCTTTTTCTTCATGTCCCACTTTTTCTACATGATGATTATGAACCTGTTCTGAACAAATCCAATTTTCTAATGGCTGATGTAACTTATTTGCTAAAATACGTCTATTTTCATGAACATTCTCAATGATATCATTCACATGTAATCCTAAATTCATCGCATGAAAGGAGCCTGTACTTACTCCACCATCTTTTGTTGTAAAGCCAGCAGTAATGTTCCCAAGATCTTCCCATGCTTGTAAATACAATATACCGTCCACATATTTAAATGGTTCTCTCATAAAGCGGCTCCTTCTTCATTAAAATAGCTTAAAAATCATGGTACTTCCTGTCTATTTTACCATACTTTTATTTTTCCATAATGACAATATAAAAAAAAGAGGAATTTGTAATATTCTTTAAGAAATTGTCGGTGTTTGTATTGATTCTGTTACAGAATTGACATGATCTGCTCTTACAAGTATGACATCTTCACCGATTTTCACAATTTTATTCCAATTAATAACAATCTCTTCTTCTCTACCAAATAACCCTAGCATACGTGCTTGCTTTGAAATAATAACAGCTTGAATTTTCCCCGTATGCATATCTATATCAATGTCACCAATATTTCCAAGTTTTTTACCATCCGAAACATTTACGACATCTTTCATCTGAAATTCTGAAATTCTGATCATTATGATTCACTCCTTTTCCCTCATGAACAGGAAGTAGCCTTCACTGATAGAAAATCCATTTTATTCTCATTATATGAACACTACATTCTCTCTATGAGCGGAATATAAAGCGAAACTTTCAACCGTGAAGGATTCTTTCATCCGCTACTAACGAAAAGCCTATTCCCATCTATCTTTCTTGTTTCTCTCCAACTCTTACTACCTTAAAATAGCGGATAAACAAATTTATATGTAAAAAAGGTCTCCCCATAAACGGGGAAACCTTAGCCTTGAATTGTCTTATTCATTTGTTTAATCGCTGACTTCTCTAACCTTGATACTTGTGCTTGGGAAATTCCAATTTCTTCTGCAACTTCCATTTGTGTTTTTCCTTGAAAAAAACGCTTTCGAATAATCATCTTTTCTCGATCATTGAGTCGTTTCATTCCTTCTTTTAGTGCTAGTTCTTCAACCCACTGCTCGTCCTTTTGTTTTTCATCGCTCAGCTGATCCATTACAAAAATAGGGTCTCCCCCATCGTTATAAATTGGCTCAAATAATGAAACTGGATCTTGAATTGCATCAAGCGCGAATACAATTTCCTCATGCGTAACATCAAGAACTTGCGCAATATCCATTGCTGTTGGCTCTTTGGAGTTTTCAGCAATTAATTTCTCTCTTACTTGCAATGCTTTATAGGCAATATCCCGTAATGAACGAGACACGCGGATTGGATTATTATCGCGCAAATATCTTCGTATTTCCCCAATAATCATCGGCACAGCATATGTTGAAAATTTAACATTTTGACTTAAATCAAAATTATCAATGGATTTCATGAGTCCAATGCAGCCAACTTGAAATAAATCATCCACAAATTCTCCTCTATTGTTAAATCGTTGAATGACACTTAATACAAGTCGTAAATTTCCATTCACTAATTTCTCTCTTGCACTTGTCTCTCCACTTTGCATTTCTCGAAATAATTTACGCATCTCATCATTTTTGAGTACTGGAAGTTTAGCTGTATCAACACCGCAAATTTCTACTTTATTTCTTGTCAAAGTGTTCCCTCCTATCGGGAGTTGCTGTACAGTGTAAAGTATCTCCTTTGGAGGGAATTTTATGCATACAGTTTTTCTTCTCTTTCTCATAAGCATGTCATGATTTTGTTATACAGAAACAACAAAAACCAACCGGGCTTCCGATTGGTCTTCGTATTCTCTATAATATGACGTTCTTTTTCATATTTCCTTTATACCATCTTATTAAATTCTTTTCGCAACCTTTTTATAATTCTTTTTTCCAAACGGGAAATATAAGACTGCGAAATCCCTAACATATCGGCTACATCTTTTTGTGTTTTCTCTTCACCGCCTGCAAGCCCAAAACGCAGCTCCATAATTTGTTTCTCTCGATCATTTAATTGGTGTAAAGCTTTCATGAGAAGATATCGATCTACATTGGCTTCCAAATCCTTTGTAATAATGTCGTCATCCGTACCAAGCACATCTGAGAGCAACAACTCATTCCCATCCCAATCAATATTTAACGGTTCATCAAACGATACTTCAGAACGATTTTTATTATTTCTACGTAAATGCATAAGAATTTCATTTTCAATACACCGAGATGCGTATGTCGCTAATTTAATTTTCTTTTCAGGGTTGAAGGTATTTACCGCTTTAATCAAGCCAATTGTGCCAATACTGATTAAGTCCTCTATATTAATCCCTGTATTTTCAAATTTACGAGCTATATATACGACGAGCCGTAAATTTCGTTCAATTAATAAAGACCTGGCCGCTTGATCCCCTTTTGGTAATTTATTTAATAAAACTTCTTCTTCCTCTTTTGTTAAAGGCGGTGGTAATGCCTCACTGCCACCAATATAATAAATTTCATCGGTCTTAATTCCCAACTTCATCAATATTTTATACCAAAGATAAACGAAATACAGCTTCAACTTCACCATGTTTCCCCACCTCTCCCTATTAAGCAATCGTTACTTTTTGTGATATCAACATCTTCGGATGAACGATACATTGATACTCCCCATTAGTAGAGAACCGTTGTACATTTAAGCCAAGTAGCACTTTATTTACAATAATATTTCGTCCTTCATGTTGAATATGAACAGCATCAGGCTTGATAGCCCATAAAAATTGATGATCAATTCCTACTGCTCGAAAAGGAATTAAGCGCAATCGCGTCGCCCAGCCCGAATCATCTTCCGGTATTTGAGGAACTTCCGTTTTCGTATAAACTTGTTCGGTTAACCATGCCGGCAAACAATGTTCTAAACATGAAATATGAATAACCATAACTGGTGTTTTTGTTAATGGATCATAAAGCTGATTTCCACTATCAATTAAACCATCTAACACAATTTCATTTTCTGCAAGTTTAATATTCACTTTAATAATTTGATCATAATGAATTTTCGTTACTTCTACATTTTCAATGCGCTTCTTCGAAAAATAATAAATAATGGGAAAACCAACAACGACAAATATCCAACTGACTGGATCACCATAAGAAATAGATTGTGATTGTACCAAACCATTTACCATTTCATTTGTTTGGAGAAAAAAATGAGTTCCTATTAAACCTCCTCCTACCATGAATGTAACAAAATAAAAAGTAAAAACGGTCTGTGCATAATCTCTAAAATTCGAAAAGCCAAATGCTGTATACACAATGCATAACGAATATAGTAGTTTCATAATTGGATGTGTCATCATAGAAGAAAAAGGAGTAAAGGCAAAAATAACAATTGTGGAACCAATCAACGCTCCCAGCACTAGCCTCCATCTTTTGATCCTCTTTTTTAGCACAGTTGCTGTTAATAAAAGCAAAAGAAAATCAATGCAGGCGTTTAACAACCAAACAATGTCGGCGTAAACAACCAAACCATTCACCTCTTTTTTTTAGTTGAGACTAGTATAATGCATATCCAATGAGAAAGTGTGTCAATTTGCGGAGTGGTTTTTTTGTTATTTTGGTGGTTCTAGACAGAATCTGTCGCAGAGAATAGGAAACAAGCAAAAGGGACCTATAAAAATATAGATCCCTTTTGCTTATTGTAATAGTTTTCAAAATAAAAAGGAGCTTTATAATGCTCCTTTTTATTTCCTTATCTTCTACGACGGTTGCGTAAAAATGCTGGAATATCAATATCATCTGCGTCTGTATTACGATCGTGGATAACAGGCTCTTCGCGCTTCACTTCTCGTTTGACTTCACGATGTTTTGGTGGTTGAACTGCAGCCTGTTGTTGTACATGACTTGAATTTATTTTTGGACGTACTAATGTTTTTTGTTGTTGCGCTACAATGCTATCATCGAAACCAGTTGCAATAACAGTTACAACAATATCATCTTTTAATCCTTCATTGATTACAGAACCAAAAATCATATTCACTTCAGGATCTGAAGCTGAAGCTACAATGTCTGCTGCTTCTTGTACTTCATATAAACTTAAGTTTGCGCCACCTGTAATATTCATAATAACACCTTGCGCACCATCAATAGATGTTTCTAGCAATGGGCTAGAAATTGCCTTTTTCGCAGCCTCTGCAGCACGGTTTTCACCATTACCAGAACCGATACCCATTAATGCTGAACCTCTATTAGACATAATTGTTTTCACGTCTGCAAAGTCTAAGTTGATTAAACCAGGCGTTGCAATTAAATCTGAAATACCTTGAACACCTTGGCGTAATACGTTATCCGCTTCACGGAAAGCTTCTAACATTGGTGTGTTTTTGTCTACAATCTCTAATAAGCGATCATTTGGAATGACAATCAATGTATCTACATTTTCTTTAAATGCAGCGATACCAGATGCTGCTTGCGTAGCACGTTTGCGTCCTTCAAATGTAAACGGGCGTGTTACGACACCTACTGTTAATGCGCCTAATTCCTTTGCAACTTGTGCAACAACTGGAGCTGCACCAGTTCCAGTTCCACCGCCCATACCAGCCGTTACAAAGACCATATCTGCGCCGCGAAGTGCTTCTTGAATCTGTTCTTTGCTCTCTTCAGCAGCTTTTTTTCCTACTTCAGGATTCGCACCAGCACCAAGCCCACGCGTTAGTTTTTCACCAATTTGCATTTTGGTTTCAGCTTTTGATAGATTTAATGCTTGTGCATCAGTATTCACAGCGATAAAGTCTACACCTTGTACGCCATGTTCAATCATACGGTTTACAGCATTATTTCCGCCACCGCCGACACCGATAACTTTAATATTCGCTAATTGATCTTGAGTAGTATCAAACTCTAACATGTCGAAATCCCCCTAGAACCTCATTTTTCGTGTCCAAATTTAATCCCATAAATACTGGAATACACGTTTTACTTTTGACATCATACGTTCATCTTTTTGTTTTTTGTTGTTTTGATTACGAGTTTTTTGTTTCGCTGGTTGCTGTTGTTGTACCGGCATAGGCGCAGGCATCGGTTCAAACTGCTCCTCAGTTTCTTGAACACTTTTTCCTCGTAATTTTGCTTTTTGGTAAGAGTATTTGATTAATCCAACCCCAATTGTATATTGAGGTTCACGAACACCGATATAATCTGGCGTTGTAATACGAACATTTTCATGTAAAATATCATACGCAAGATCAAGAACACCTGGCATAGAAGCAATACCGCCTGTGAGCACATAACCAGAAGCTACCTGCTTCACTCCCAATTTACGCACTTCTTCTTGAACAAGCATTAAAATTTCCTCTACACGTGCTTCGATGATATCAGATAACTCT
The window above is part of the Bacillus cytotoxicus NVH 391-98 genome. Proteins encoded here:
- the pgeF gene encoding peptidoglycan editing factor PgeF, with product MREPFKYVDGILYLQAWEDLGNITAGFTTKDGGVSTGSFHAMNLGLHVNDIIENVHENRRILANKLHQPLENWICSEQVHNHHVEKVGHEEKGRGVYVYEDGIPKTDGIYTADKDVCLISCYADCVPLFFYAPSHGLIGLAHAGWKGTVKEIANEMIQKWKAEGVSTTDIHVAIGPAIGACCYVVDDRVLSAAKQIINGSVPYKVISAGQYAIDLKEIDRIVCLQAGIKEEHIVMSSLCTSCEEQLFFSHRRDQGKTGRMLSFIGFKED
- the sigE gene encoding RNA polymerase sporulation sigma factor SigE; the encoded protein is MVKLKLYFVYLWYKILMKLGIKTDEIYYIGGSEALPPPLTKEEEEVLLNKLPKGDQAARSLLIERNLRLVVYIARKFENTGINIEDLISIGTIGLIKAVNTFNPEKKIKLATYASRCIENEILMHLRRNNKNRSEVSFDEPLNIDWDGNELLLSDVLGTDDDIITKDLEANVDRYLLMKALHQLNDREKQIMELRFGLAGGEEKTQKDVADMLGISQSYISRLEKRIIKRLRKEFNKMV
- a CDS encoding YlmC/YmxH family sporulation protein, with translation MIRISEFQMKDVVNVSDGKKLGNIGDIDIDMHTGKIQAVIISKQARMLGLFGREEEIVINWNKIVKIGEDVILVRADHVNSVTESIQTPTIS
- a CDS encoding YlmH family RNA-binding protein is translated as MSIYEHFRPEEASFVDKVLEWERAVEEYHQVKLTDFLDPRQQQIVTTIVGQQGDVSLQFNGAAPKAERKRALIYPDYLALNEEEFQVEVLEIDYPSKFYTLEHRQILGALMSLGLKREKYGDIFIQENRVQIVVAKEVVSYIEMNLQSIGKTKVSLFSVSAENVLQLQDEWREQFGTVSSLRLDVVLAEILHLSRQKVQPLIKNGLVKVNWKVVDQTSYECLPGDILSVRGHGRSKLFSVDGRTKKDKWRVLYGILK
- the ileS gene encoding isoleucine--tRNA ligase gives rise to the protein MEYKNTLLMPKTEFPMRGNLPKREPAIQEKWAEMNIYEKVQERTKGRPLFVLHDGPPYANGDIHMGHALNKVLKDFIVRYKSMTGYCAPYVPGWDTHGLPIEQALTNKGVKRKEMPVAEFRKLCAEYAYEQVNRQREQFKRLGVRADWDHPYITLEPAYEAQQIKVFGEMAKKGYIYKGQKPVYWSPTSESALAEAEIEYKDKKSASIYVAFEVKDGKDVLEGDEKFIIWTTTPWTLPANLGISVHPKLEYSIVKVNDEKYIIASDLFDTVAKTLEWENPEVVRTVKGSELEYTVAKHPFYDRDSLVMLGEHVTTDAGTGCVHTAPGHGEDDFIVGQKYGLEVLCPVDDKGVLTSEAPGFEGLFYDKANKPITEKLEEVGALLKLTFITHSYPHDWRTKKPIIFRATAQWFASIEAFRSELLQAVKETKWVPAWGETRLHNMVRDRGDWCISRQRAWGVPIPVFYAENNDPIITDETINHVANLFREHGSNVWFEREAKDLLPEGFTHPSSPNGEFRKETDIMDVWFDSGSSHQAVLEERDDLQRPADLYLEGSDQYRGWFNSSLSTAVAVTGKAPYKGVLSHGFVLDGEGRKMSKSIGNIVVPKKIMDQLGGDILRLWVSSVDYQSDVRISDDILKQVAEVYRKIRNTFRFLLGNLADFNPAQDAVAKAELREVDRYMLVKLNDLITKVKEAYETYDFAAVYHAIHNFCTIDLSSFYLDFAKDILYIEAANHHDRRAIQTVLYDVLVALTKLVTPILPHTADEVWPYIPGVTEESVQLTDMPEAIELQDGEALKTKWDAFMTLRSDVLKALEVARNEKVIGKSLTASITLFPTAEMKEMLESIQEDLKQLFIVSEYKLGGTIEEAPADAQKYEHTAVLVTQANGETCERCWVVSETVGNDNEYKTLCERCATVVKENYVK
- a CDS encoding YggS family pyridoxal phosphate-dependent enzyme — protein: MTVQENLAVIQEEMKQACERAGRSIHDVKLVAVTKTVGIEKTNEVVEAGIADLGENRNEGFLQKYEHFGSQVNWHFIGSLQTRKVKEIISHIDYLHSLDRLSLAREIQKRATKPVKCFIQVKTSREESKQGLQVEELIEFVHALKEFDKIEVVGLMTMAPFTEDEAEIRGCFKTLRMLQQQVQELRLSYAPCKELSMGMSNDYTIAIEEGATYIRLGTILVGKA
- a CDS encoding YggT family protein, giving the protein MFIILKALLLVIQIYSWALIVYILLTWFPGARESAVGDFLARICEPYLEPFRRVIPPLGVIDISPIVAIIALKLASSGLVTLFGYFL
- the sigG gene encoding RNA polymerase sporulation sigma factor SigG codes for the protein MTRNKVEICGVDTAKLPVLKNDEMRKLFREMQSGETSAREKLVNGNLRLVLSVIQRFNNRGEFVDDLFQVGCIGLMKSIDNFDLSQNVKFSTYAVPMIIGEIRRYLRDNNPIRVSRSLRDIAYKALQVREKLIAENSKEPTAMDIAQVLDVTHEEIVFALDAIQDPVSLFEPIYNDGGDPIFVMDQLSDEKQKDEQWVEELALKEGMKRLNDREKMIIRKRFFQGKTQMEVAEEIGISQAQVSRLEKSAIKQMNKTIQG
- the spoIIGA gene encoding sigma-E processing peptidase SpoIIGA; translation: MVVYADIVWLLNACIDFLLLLLTATVLKKRIKRWRLVLGALIGSTIVIFAFTPFSSMMTHPIMKLLYSLCIVYTAFGFSNFRDYAQTVFTFYFVTFMVGGGLIGTHFFLQTNEMVNGLVQSQSISYGDPVSWIFVVVGFPIIYYFSKKRIENVEVTKIHYDQIIKVNIKLAENEIVLDGLIDSGNQLYDPLTKTPVMVIHISCLEHCLPAWLTEQVYTKTEVPQIPEDDSGWATRLRLIPFRAVGIDHQFLWAIKPDAVHIQHEGRNIIVNKVLLGLNVQRFSTNGEYQCIVHPKMLISQKVTIA
- a CDS encoding cell division protein SepF, which codes for MSWSKVKYFFFDTPEEKEAAQYAYEKEQIEMKKQQEPPEQQDVPFTKVQPKQNVVSIETAKQSSKVVLLEPRTYSEAQGIADHLKGKRAVVINLQRMSTDQAVRIVDFLSGTVYAIGGDIQKLGPKTFMCTPENVDIVGAISELFGEEEETNIKRW
- the divIVA gene encoding septum site-determining protein DivIVA, encoding MPLTPLDIHNKEFSRGFRGYDEDQVNEFLDQVIKDYELVIREKKALEEKVAQLEGKLDHFSNIEDTLNKSIVVAQEAAEEVKRNAQKEAKLIVREAEKNADRIINEALVKSRKVAFDIEELKKQAKVFRTRFRMLLETQLEMLNNDDWDKLIELEDEVDELLKKEETV